Proteins encoded in a region of the Hippocampus zosterae strain Florida chromosome 11, ASM2543408v3, whole genome shotgun sequence genome:
- the LOC127610013 gene encoding ankyrin-3-like isoform X25 translates to MAGSENGEDAMTCDTDKYLRPQDLKELGDDSLPQEGYLGFSIAARSASSDRSNTLNRSSFARDSMMIEEILAPTKDTLQSVCKDISYLVDPLNKHLAVTRDYNSECMRRYSWTPDTVDHGHNVASSPIHSGFSSPLPQYDSRFLVSFMVDARGGSMRGSRHNGMRIIIPPRKCTAPTRITCRLAKRHKLAYPPPMVEGEGLVSRLVEVGPAGAQFLGPVIVEIPHFGSMRGKERELIVLRSDNGDTWREHQFESTPEELAELLTGMDEELDSPAELEKKRICRIVSRDFPQYFAVVSRIKQESNHMGPDGGVLSSSTVTMVQASFPQGALTKKIRVGLQAQPVPDDLVRAVLGNRATFSPIVTVEPRRRKFHKPITMTIPVPPRQAEGHPIGRRGDAAPCLRLLCSITGGTSPAQWEDITGTTPLSFVTDCVSFTTNVSARFWLADCHQIPETVALASQLYRELICVPYLAKFVVFAKMNDPVEARLRCFCMTDDKVDKTLEQQENFEEVARSKDIEVLEGKPIHVDCYGNLSPLTKSGQQLVFNFYSFKENRLPFTVKMRDMGQEPCGRLSFLKEAKTSKGLPQTAICNLNITLPTHKKDMESDPDDENDRPERRHTFASLALRKRYSYLTDPAAKTPDRSPQRAQPSGYPHKSVFSTRSYQAWPPVPVAVPGQAKSGFGSLSSSSSNTPSASPLKSVWSINSGSPIKTNIPGSPASSVKSVSDMVSPIRSYRTISSPIKTVVQHAQYPGQVSHSPLASPVKSASDSASMKGLAALSARTITAPTGGSPLLERTSKATTPPTSPKSSLSMFSSPLSYKTVVGGSAVTGSSSSPIKTVPGLSSVRSFSSDVSGPARNLFSSLSSPLKSNTPQSAAVLINGTVSPAQYRSSSPTSLLASSLQERIQATTNAATTSVNAAFDEVEKTFNSCSAGYGTLKSLSSSASSSYQSIRSSASSSLYNSLRSPPNATTAGTSSTVTVPVYSVINVLPEPQFKKLPDVSKSTILSPRNTAPPEMNPKLQSSFARNLSPTKPPLLSSGLKSNATSALSSSQEILKDVADMKEDLIRMSAILQTDPNSNTSKGFQSGSAAKVEDEEPHRIVEKVKQDLVKVSQILTQDAGKESPARGTLDDIRFSKVPVEQPQSNWSYPPRYETVVPQAKAKTSQDRDFNLSKVADYLANDVGSSSFSKTQDTKHATNEGKREADGREKQKRVLKPTIAVQEQKLKMPPTSMRSSPSDRELGKVADALFGADTVLESPDDVYHEQDKSPLSDSGFETRSERTPSAPQSAEGTGPKAPFQDIPVPPVITETRTEVVHVIRSYEPPEDNKQPAMLEGNHIRYIGTESKGHANHAPSIKVAPDEDPMGKGIRLKEETHITTTTRMVYHKPSGNEAVSERCEETMSVHDIMKAFQSGKDPSRELAGLFEHKSEEVPQRLSDDVKPKVERIIEVHIEKGSKAEPTEVIIRETKNHSDNDTYYYPGNRQEDRETEELPAYFDSSKFNATMAPEESRPSSAQLMADESYKTLKLLSQQSVEYHEDESSELRGESYNFAEKMLLSENFDQSHPDTEERGRERSHFHSPDRGRNESRSVGPKTGYIFRSSRNLLDTSGRMAGTDDNYDTMTLVQHSSEPGSPKQSLWMRVSSDDTDRKEREQLMYEERVDRTVKEAEEKLCEVSQFFRDKTEQLNDELSSPEKKSRRPDFRESRSGPSSTQSSPERSVYRNGASGEEWSRERLRDKFSSNDRKCASLPSSPERRVLLQHNDSDSRRQGDGKVEGPKPFQMSSSKVSAVRLKFEQEAKKQDRGPQGVQSSNPPIRKLHESKLPVYQVFAGPNVPKAPDSPVSQRRGQESESKFSPLHQSYGKNQDDNKLFKTWENHGYGTYKPQAPILSHTLVHDSPKDDSNSDSQRQETTKKVIYTEFVVRESPNCNDGLKKNSESQIPVRKSSNFSDNRRSPSLKLDTSVEAHEKEGSHTPILVRNPVHSSFESNKSTCGSSGKSTDSDCSHSNITCNGVDSDQIEYLDHRTPALITEGFKDIKPLPVYVSIQVGKQYEKETATGQLGTYKKIVSHESRTVHETRGTFYTVKQKESPSPQGSPEDDTLEQVTFIDSSGKSPVTPETPSPEDVSLTSRMPDSVIGSMAGMPSPIPEESEEEDGKTFIYKAPTKEKPKQAASENHGKKQEAEKQKPKGEKKAPYIEFPPPPPLDTEQSDPEKRKSCASSETETEMMEVNLQEEHDKHFLAEPVIRVQPPSPVPPGANNSDSSDDESVFHPIPVKKYTFKMKEEGEKHSKHRKTEKNGNKESGINGVVKGEEADLEQNGNDQSITDCSIATTAEFSHDTDATEIDSLDGYDFQDEDDGLSEDPKTSSLSNDGKTADRLFGQSKLEVIAEEKCEDGKSNPSSSKSSGEEIDYTLEGSHPERFTDHYFRYQLEEELNSTFKTVATKGLNFDPWSTKGSDHEGVYDSKTKDEDPKPFGLSVEDKSQATTPDTTPARTPTDESTPTSEPNPFPFHEGKMFEMTRSGAIDMSKRDFVEERLQFFQIGEHSSDPLTGERGRGGKIPGVISSQSKTGERATVEGKVKVLDTATGGSTAPAAGAKCSPVHPGSDTGLAGTERPTREAVAETASSCTITASKVDPKLRTPIKMGIAASITVKKDSGDLTDFKAEMSEGQMVPEYISIEGQSTEGQSSKDAEAKSERRDYPSENCNNNNNLESSSIQANYIQCGSVVFNLQSSSEPTLQKASRIETLCCRDVEEKVERGQSSQVQLQSIPVKDSEVKLPRSRLPIKASGRSSHTQGTAIGKQKPKQTVKIETRKRGEPAIAKVEPRSRIPVKDIKKGNSTTAANSPHSLRVTSRPMRPLASERAAIKLPSRLPLKDRHQVSKASGEATSRQERHENPSDVCKRTIEYFKEISGETIKLVDRLSDEEKKKQTEQSEEDSTSRSTSLSDTSQPSQPSQPSRSSRSGRGSRAEAGAGAPTVGAKVATTDRASGSQRSRRSRRTGGKEGSQGLAGSRTPPIAEIKPSPQSPCERTDLRMAIVADHLGLSWTELAREMNFTVDEINHIRLENPNSLTAQSFMLLKKWVSREGKNATTDALTAVLTKVSRMDIVTLLEGPIFDYGNISGTRCFADDHAVFRDQADDYQNILAELHSPAALHSDPHFLMPELPVTPDPSPVHHQHHHYPRPDSRPQPLLWSPEIKSGSSAESPLRPCQLPLSLLAFDLPDPVPSKVQKPHIALNDRLLLSEEEDRSYRELEPSPTPKSVPALCELDISPARSTSSCSVSSVSSITPLTPDRAQIGDGAVLQVDIKSCQKEESKEKGKGDQRVAVEGNFFVENWVEEDWIKNLERKCEIVTKDVKSQLEADKNIFARQKGVAGVRIKMPGAGSAGDEIEAGTDKESIDETPQIEGNGEEVVRRGDRRKIADDGRGTRQPSDLTVQEWAEALWERQSTERGSNEEEDKTEEGSEEKEEDKEMTTEADRELEIVNRVERPEKDMCSLSGWQSDSSSVNAEPPTPGRSSDLPDVRESHDNSSDSVTSSSRGESGRSRQNGDKSKNSPQGGSSESMNGRKEEGRLVSEKKVQQQVSVDSGSEEEQTVTTRIFRRRLILKGEEAKNISGESVTEEHYLDQDGNLVSRKVIRKVIRRFSSSSTDNHGCHKDLQKSPTLQEDGLEKDGPSRNSRRVDERKPGDKKFHS, encoded by the exons atGGCTGGGTCAGAAAACG GTGAGGATGCTATGACCTGCGACACGGACAAGTACCTGCGGCCCCAGGACCTCAAGGAGCTGGGGGATGACTCTCTCCCACAGGAGGGCTACCTGGGCTTCAGCATCGCAGCCCGCTCGGCCAG TTCGGATAGGTCCAACACCCTCAACCGGAGCTCCTTCGCCCGGGACAGCATGATGATCGAGGAGATCTTGGCCCCCACCAAGGACACG CTTCAGAGCGTCTGTAAAGACATTTCCTACCTGGTCGACCCACTAAATAAG CATTTGGCCGTGACCCGCGACTACAACTCGGAATGTATGCGGCGCTACAGCTGGACCCCGGACACCGTGGACCACGGCCATAATGTGGCATCCAGCCCCATCCACTCTGG CTTCTCGTCCCCGCTCCCTCAATATGACTCCAG GTTCCTGGTCAGCTTCATGGTGGACGCCCGCGGCGGGTCCATGAGGGGCAGCCGCCATAACGGCATGCGCATCATCATCCCGCCCAGGAAGTGCACGGCCCCCACGCGTATCACCTGCCGCCTGGCCAAGAGGCACAAGCTCGCCTACCCGCCCCCCATGGTGGAAGGGGAGGGCCTGGTCAGCAGACTCGTGGAGGTCGGCCCGGCTGGGGCGCAATTTCTCGG TCCCGTGATTGTGGAGATCCCTCATTTCGGCTCCATGCGGGGGAAGGAGAGGGAGCTGATCGTGTTGAGGAGCGACAACGGCGACACCTGGCGCGAGCACCAGTTCGAGTCCACTCCGGAGGAACTCGCAGAGTTGCTGACCGGGATGGATGAAG aGTTGGACAGCCCCGCCGAGTTGGAGAAGAAGCGCATTTGCCGCATCGTGAGCAGAGACTTCCCGCAGTATTTCGCGGTGGTGTCGAGGATCAAGCAGGAATCCAACCACATGGGTCCCGATGGGGGGGTCCTGTCCAGTAGCACTGTGACCATGGTCCAAGCCTCCTTCCCCCAGGGGGCGCTGACCAAGAAGATTCGCGTCGGCCTGCAG GCTCAACCTGTTCCCGATGACTTGGTGAGGGCGGTCCTGGGGAACAGAGCCACCTTCAGCCCCATCGTCACCGTGGAGCCCAGGAGGAGGAAATTCCACAAGCCGATCACGATGACCATCCCCGTCCCGCCCCGCCAGGCGGAAGGCCACCCCATCGGCCGCCGGGGCGACGCGGCGCCTTGCCTGCGTTTGCTCTGCAGCATCACAG GAGGAACGTCCCCGGCCCAGTGGGAAGACATCACGGGCACCACGCCGCTTTCCTTTGTGACCGATTGCGTCTCCTTTACCACAAATGTTTCGGCCag GTTCTGGCTCGCAGACTGTCACCAGATTCCTGAGACGGTGGCTCTGGCGTCTCAGTTATACCGGGAGCTGATCTGCGTGCCGTACCTGGCCAAGTTTGTGGTGTTCGCCAAGATGAACGACCCGGTGGAGGCGCGCCTGCGCTGCTTCTGCATGACGGACGACAAAGTGGACAAGACCCTCGAGCAGCAGGAGAACTTTGAGGAAGTGGCCCGGAGTAAAGACATCGAG GTTCTGGAGGGCAAGCCCATCCATGTGGACTGCTATGGCAACTTGTCTCCACTGACCAAAAGTGGACAGCAGCTTGTATTTAATTTCTACTCCTTCAAGGAAAACAGACTTCCTTTCACCGTGAAG aTGAGAGATATGGGCCAAGAGCCCTGTGGCCGCCTGTCATTCCTGAAGGAAGCAAAAACCTCCAAAGGTCTTCCGCAGACCGCCATTTGCAATCTGAACATcacgctgcccacacacaagAAG GATATGGAGTCCGACCCCGACGATGAG aaTGACAGGCCAGAACGACGCCATACCTTTGCCTCCTTAGCTTTGCGTAAGCGCTACAGCTATTTGACCGACCCTGCGGCGA AAACACCCGATCGAAGTCCGCAAAGAGCACAGCCTTCTGGCTACCCTCACAAATCTGTCTTTTCAACGAGATCTTATCAGGCGTGGCCGCCTGTTCCTGTCGCCGTCCCTGGCCAAGCCAAGTCTGGGTTTGGCTCCCTCTCCAGCTCATCGTCCAACACACCTTCTGCCTCTCCACTAAAGTCTGTCTGGTCCATCAACTCTGGCTCCCCCATAAAGACAAATATCCCCGGATCCCCTGCCTCTTCCGTTAAGTCGGTTAGCGACATGGTCTCTCCCATCCGATCGTACAGAACCATCTCCTCGCCTATCAAAACAGTAGTCCAGCATGCTCAGTACCCGGGCCAGGTTTCCCATAGTCCTCTGGCATCGCCTGTAAAAAGTGCTTCAGACAGTGCATCTATGAAAGGACTTGCGGCGTTGTCAGCCAGGACTATAACTGCTCCGACAGGAGGAAGTCCTCTCCTTGAGAGGACATCAAAAGCCACGACGCCTCCAACATCTCCCAAATCTTCCCTTAGTATGTTCAGTTCCCCTCTCTCATACAAGACCGTTGTGGGTGGGTCCGCTGTTACGGGATCGTCTTCCTCCCCTATCAAAACTGTCCCCGGCCTCTCCTCTGTCCGTTCCTTTTCCTCAGACGTGTCGGGCCCCGCAAGGAACCTCTTCTCCTCACTGTCCTCGCCCCTCAAATCCAACACCCCACAAAGTGCTGCGGTGCTGATCAATGGAACAGTGTCGCCAGCACAGTACCGCTCCTCCTCTCCGACCTCCCTACTTGCCAGCAGTCTCCAAGAAAGAATACAAGCAACCACCAACGCCGCGACGACAAGCGTCAATGCGGCGTTTGATGAGGttgaaaaaacattcaattcttGCTCGGCTGGCTATGGCACTTTAAAGTCATTGTCCTCCTCCGCATCCTCATCATATCAGTCCATTCGGTCCTCAGCATCTAGTTCCCTTTACAACTCGCTACGGTCCCCTCCTAATGCCACCACTGCTGGAACGTCCAGCACCGTGACGGTCCCCGTGTATTCTGTTATCAATGTACTGCCAGAGCCCCAGTTTAAAAAGTTACCCGATGTGTCCAAGTCAACTATTCTGTCCCCACGTAACACCGCGCCACCTGAGATGAATCCTAAATTGCAGTCGTCCTTTGCCAGAAATCTTTCCCCTACCAAGCCTCCACTTCTCTCATCCGGTTTAAAATCAAACGCGACATCCGCATTGTCATCCAGCCAAGAAATTCTGAAAGACGTCGCTGATATGAAAGAGGACTTAATACgaatgtcagccattttgcagaCGGATCCAAATTCTAATACAAGTAAAGGATTTCAGTCTGGTTCCGCAGCCAAGGTTGAGGACGAAGAGCCGCACCGGATTGTGGAGAAAGTAAAACAAGATCTGGTAAAAGTGAGTCAAATCCTGACTCAAGACGCGGGCAAAGAGTCACCGGCAAGGGGGACCTTGGACGACATACGCTTCTCAAAAGTACCTGTTGAACAGCCACAAAGCAACTGGAGCTATCCCCCAAGATACGAGACGGTGGTTCCTCAAGCGAaagcaaaaacaagtcaagatCGAGATTTCAATCTTTCTAAAGTTGCCGACTACTTAGCTAATGATGTTGGGAGCAGTTCTTTCTCCAAAACGCAAGACACTAAACATGCAACAAATGAGGGCAAGAGAGAAGCGGATGGCAGGGAAAAGCAAAAACGCGTTCTGAAACCCACCATTGCAGTTCAAgagcaaaaactcaaaatgcctCCAACGAGCATGCGATCATCCCCTTCGGACCGAGAGCTAGGTAAAGTGGCCGATGCTCTTTTTGGAGCCGACACTGTGCTGGAATCCCCTGACGATGTATATCATGAACAGGACAAGAGTCCCCTCTCAGACAGTGGCTTTGAGACCAGAAGTGAAAGGACCCCTTCTGCCCCGCAGAGTGCTGAAGGCACAGGCCCAAAGGCGCCTTTCCAGGACATCCCCGTTCCTCCCGTCATCACTGAGACGAGGACTGAAGTTGTTCACGTCATCAGGAGCTATGAGCCCCCTGAGGATAACAAGCAACCCGCAATGCTGGAGGGAAATCACATCCGATACATTGGCACTGAGTCGAAAGGACATGCTAATCATGCTCCATCAATTAAAGTTGCCCCCGATGAGGATCCGATGGGTAAAGGCATACGGTTGAAGGAGGAAACTCACATCACTACTACCACCAGGATGGTGTACCACAAACCATCTGGCAATGAAGCTGTATCAGAGAGGTGTGAGGAAACCATGTCCGTTCATGACATCATGAAGGCCTTTCAATCAGGAAAGGACCCATCGAGGGAGCTTGCTGGACTCTTTGAGCACAAATCTGAGGAAGTACCACAGAGACTCTCTGACGACGTCAAACCAAAGGTTGAAAGAATAATTGAAGTGCACATTGAAAAGGGCAGTAAAGCAGAACCAACCGAAGTCATCATCAGAGAGACTAAAAACCATTCAGACAATGACACGTATTACTACCCGGGAAACAGACAAGAGGACAGGGAAACTGAGGAACTTCCCGCCTATTTTGACTCCTCCAAATTTAACGCCACCATGGCGCCCGAGGAAAGTCGCCCTAGTTCAGCCCAATTAATGGCAGATGAGTCTTATAAGACCTTGAAATTGCTTAGCCAGCAGTCTGTGGAATACCACGAGGATGAATCGTCCGAGTTAAGGGGAGAATCTTATAATTTTGCTGAGAAAATGTTATTGTCAGAGAATTTTGACCAATCCCATCCTGACACAGAGGAACGTGGTCGAGAAAGGTCTCACTTCCACTCACCAGACAGAGGTCGAAATGAGAGTAGGTCAGTAGGGCCAAAAACAGGATACATCTTTCGGTCGTCACGAAATTTGTTGGATACCTCAGGGAGAATGGCCGGTACTGATGATAACTATGACACAATGACACTTGTGCAGCATTCCTCTGAGCCCGGTAGTCCAAAGCAATCCCTTTGGATGCGTGTCTCATCAGATGACACAGACAGAAAGGAAAGAGAACAACTAATGTATGAGGAAAGAGTGGACAGAACCGTAAAAGAGGCAGAGGAAAAACTCTGTGAGGTATCTCAGTTCTTTAGAGATAAAACAGAGCAGCTCAATGATGAGCTCTCCTCTCCAGAGAAAAAATCTCGCAGGCCAGACTTTAGGGAATCACGATCTGGACCCAGTTCCACACAAAGCAGTCCAGAGCGATCAGTTTATAGAAACGGTGCAAGTGGGGAAGAGTGGAGCAGAGAAAGACTCAGAGACAAGTTCAGCTCTAATGATCGGAAATGTGCCAGTTTACCCAGTAGTCCGGAGAGGCGAGTACTGCTGCAGCATAATGATTCAGACTCTAGAAGGCAGGGAGACGGGAAAGTTGAAGGCCCAAAGCCTTTTCAGATGTCTTCTTCCAAAGTAAGCGCAGTGAGACTTAAGTTTGAACAAGAGGCTAAAAAACAAGACAGGGGTCCTCAGGGTGTCCAAAGTTCCAATCCTCCCATAAGGAAACTCCATGAAAGTAAACTCCCTGTGTACCAGGTATTTGCTGGTCCTAATGTTCCAAAAGCACCAGACAGTCCAGTCAGCCAGAGAAGAGGGCAAGAAAGCGAGTCCAAGTTTTCACCTTTGCATCAGTCCTATGGGAAAAATCAGGACGATAACAAGTTATTCAAAACATGGGAAAACCATGGGTATGGCACCTACAAACCCCAAGCCCCCATATTATCTCACACATTAGTCCATGATTCTCCAAAAGATGACAGCAATAGCGATTCACAAAGACAAGAAACTACCAAGAAAGTTATTTACACTGAATTCGTTGTACGAGAGAGTCCAAATTGCAATGACGGTCTAAAAAAAAACTCGGAATCTCAAATTCCTGTAAGAAAGTCGTCTAATTTTTCAGATAATCGCAGATCCCCATCTTTAAAATTAGACACCTCTGTTGAAGCACATGAAAAGGAAGGCTCTCACACGCCCATCCTAGTTCGAAACCCCGTACATAGTAGCTTTGAATCCAACAAATCTACTTGCGGATCGTCAGGGAAATCCACAGACTCCGACTGTAGCCACTCAAATATCACTTGTAACGGTGTTGACAGTGACCAAATAGAATATTTGGATCACAGAACTCCTGCACTTATCACAGAAGGTTTCAAAGATATCAAACCATTACCTGTGTATGTTAGCATTCAAGTAGGCAAGCAGTATGAGAAAGAAACGGCGACCGGGCAGCTTGGAACTTACAAAAAAATAGTAAGCCATGAGAGCAGGACAGTACATGAGACCAGGGGAACATTTTACACTGTCAAACAAAAGGAGTCGCCATCTCCTCAAGGTAGTCCAGAAGACGACACTCTAGAACAAGTAACATTCATAGACAGCTCTGGGAAGAGTCCTGTTACTCCCGAGACGCCAAGCCCGGAGGACGTTAGCCTGACCTCGAGAATGCCTGATTCTGTGATTGGCTCCATGGCTGGCATGCCTAGTCCAATCCCAGAGGAGTCGGAAGAGGAAGATGGTAAGACCTTCATCTACAAGGCGCCTACAAAAGAAAAACCCAAGCAAGCAGCTTCTGAGAATCACGGCAAAAAACAGGAAGCAGAGAAACAGAAGCCCAAAGGGGAGAAGAAAGCTCCTTATATCGAGTTTCCACCGCCTCCTCCTTTGGACACAGAGCAGTCAGACCCTGAGAAAAGAAAATCTTGCGCATCCTCTGAGACGGAGACGGAAATGATGGAAGTAAACCTCCAGGAGGAGCATGACAAGCACTTTTTAGCTGAGCCAGTCATCAGGGTCCAGCCTCCGTCACCCGTTCCTCCCGGAGCTAATAACAGTGACTCCAGTGACGACGAGTCTGTGTTCCATCCCATCCCTGTCAAAAAGTATACCTTTAaaatgaaagaggagggggagaaaCACTCAAAACACCGAAAAACGGAGAAGAATGGAAATAAAGAGTCTGGGATCAATGGTGTCGTGAAGGGGGAGGAAGCTGACTTGGAACAAAATGGGAATGACCAGTCGATTACCGACTGCTCCATTGCAACCACTGCTGAATTTTCCCATGACACAGATGCCACTGAGATTGACTCACTGGATGGTTACGATTTTCAGGACGAGGACGATGGACTGAGCGAAGACCCAAAAACATCCAGTCTATCCAATGATGGGAAAACAGCTGATCGCCTCTTTGGTCAGTCTAAGCTCGAAGTCATTGCGGAAGAGAAGTGTGAGGATGGGAAAAGCAATCCGTCTTCTTCGAAAAGCAGTGGGGAAGAAATAGATTACACCCTAGAGGGAAGTCATCCAGAAAGGTTCACAGACCATTACTTCCGCTACCAACTTGAAGAGGAGCTAAACTCAACCTTTAAAACCGTAGCCACAAAAGGCCTCAACTTTGACCCCTGGTCCACCAAAGGGAGTGATCATGAGGGAGTTTATGACTCCAAAACCAAAGATGAAGATCccaagccctttggtttatccGTGGAGGACAAATCACAGGCAACAACACCTGACACAACCCCTGCTCGAACACCAACTGATGAGAGTACACCAACTAGTGAGCCTAACCCCTTCCCTTTCCACGAAGGGAAGATGTTTGAGATGACCCGCAGTGGTGCTATTGACATGAGCAAGCGGGACTTTGTTGAAGAGAGGCTTCAGTTTTTTCAGATTGGTGAGCATTCCTCTGACCCTCTAACAGGGGAAAGGGGGAGAGGGGGCAAGATCCCGGGTGTAATTTCCTCTCAGTCAAAAACAGGGGAGAGGGCCACGGTCGAGGGCAAAGTGAAAGTTTTAGATACAGCCACAGGCGGCAGCACAGCACCAGCAGCAGGAGCGAAATGCAGCCCCGTGCACCCTGGCAGTGACACCGGCCTCGCTGGTACTGAGCGACCCACCCGTGAAGCCGTAGCCGAGACCGCCTCCTCATGCACAATCACGGCCTCCAAGGTTGATCCCAAATTGCGCACCCCTATTAAGATGGGCATAGCTGCCTCTATAACTGTGAAAAAAGACTCAGGGGATCTCACTGATTTTAAAGCTGAGATGTCAGAGGGCCAAATGGTGCCCGAATATATCAGCATAGAGGGTCAGAGTACAGAAGGCCAATCGAGCAAAGACGCAGAAGCCAAGTCAGAGAGAAGAGATTACCCATCTGAAAActgcaacaacaataataacctCGAATCCTCCAGTATTCAGGCCAACTACATTCAGTGTGGCAGTGTGGTGTTCAATCTGCAGTCCTCCTCTGAGCCCACACTTCAGAAAGCCAGCAGGATAGAAACATTGTGTTGCAGGGATGTAGAAGAAAAAGTAGAAAGAGGTCAGAGCAGTCAGGTGCAGCTGCAAAGCATACCGGTTAAAGACAGTGAGGTGAAGCTGCCCAGGTCCAGGCTACCAATAAAAGCATCAGGGCGGTCAAGTCACACCCAGGGAACAGCCATAGGCAAGCAGAAGCCCAAGCAAACGGTGAAAATCGAGACCAGAAAAAGAGGAGAGCCAGCCATTGCCAAAGTAGAACCACGGTCTAGAATACCAGTCAAGGATATTAAGAAGGGAAACTCCACAACCGCAGCTAACTCACCACATTCGCTTAGGGTTACCTCACGGCCAATGAGGCCATTAGCTAGTGAAAGAGCAGCCATCAAGTTGCCCTCGAGGTTACCACTCAAGGACAGACATCAGGTCAGTAAGGCATCGGGTGAGGCAACGTCAAGGCAGGAGAGACACGAGAACCCGAGCGATGTTTGTAAGCGCACCATTGAATACTTTAAAGAGATTAGCGGAGAGACGATAAAGTTGGTGGACCGCCTGTCAGACGAGgagaaaaagaagcaaacagAGCAGTCGGAGGAAGACAGCACCTCCCGGAGCACCTCCCTGTCAGACACCTCGCAGCCGTCCCAACCTTCCCAGCCCTCCCGCTCGTCCAGGTCTGGCCGAGGTTCGAGGGCTGAGGCCGGGGCCGGGGCCCCGACCGTAGGGGCAAAGGTGGCGACGACGGACAGGGCCTCTGGCAGTCAGAGGAGCAGAAGGAGTAGGCGGACTGGTGGGAAGGAGGGCAGTCAGGGACTCGCAGGGTCTCGAACACCTCCCATCGCAGAGATCAAGCCTA GTCCCCAAAGTCCTTGTGAGCGCACAGATTTGCGTATGGCCATTGTCGCAGATCACCTGGGACTCAGCTGGACAG AGCTGGCTCGGGAGATGAACTTCACGGTAGATGAGATTAACCACATTAGATTGGAGAACCCGAACTCTCTGACAGCACAGAGCTTCATGCTATTAAAGAAGTGGGTCAGCCGGGAAGGGAAAAATGCCACAA CGGATGCCTTGACTGCAGTGCTGACCAAAGTCAGTCGGATGGATATTGTGACTTTACTGGAGGGCCCAATTTTTGACTATGGTAACATTTCCGGCACGAGATGTTTTGCCGATGATCATGCGGTTTTCCGGGATCAGGCTGATG ATTACCAGAACATTCTAGCCGAGTTGCATTCCCCCGCCGCACTGCACTCCGACCCGCATTTCCTGATGCCCGAACTTCCTGTCACACCCGACCCTTCCCCTGTCCACCACCAGCATCACCATTACCCACGACCCGATTCCCGACCGCAGCCCCTGCTCTGGAGCCCTGAGATCAAATCCGGAAGCTCAGCCGAGAGTCCCCTTAGACCCTGTCAGCTTCCCCTGTCCcttttggcttttgacctcCCTGATCCTGTTCCATCCAAGGTGCAGAAGCCCCACATCGCCCTGAACGACCGGCTGCTCTTAAGCGAGGAGGAGGACAGATCTTACAGAGAACTGGAACCGAGCCCCACGCCCAAGTCTGTCCCCGCTCTGTGCGAGTTAGACATCAGCCCGGCCCGCTCCACATCCTCCTGTTCAGTTTCATCTGTATCGTCGATAACCCCTTTAACACCTGACAGAGCACAAATAGGAGATGGAGCTGTGCTACAAGTGGACATTAAAAGCTGCCAGAAGGAAGAGTCAAAAGAAAAGGGTAAGGGTGATCAGAGGGTTGCGGTAGAGGGGAACTTTTTTGTGGAAAACTGGGTAGAGGAGGACTGGATTAAAAACCTCGAGAGAAAATGTGAGATCGTGACAAAAGATGTCAAGAGTCAGCTGGAAGCggacaaaaacattttcgcCCGACAAAAGGGAGTGGCAGGAGTGCGGATTAAAATGCCGGGAGCTGGGTCTGCTGGAGATGAAATAGAGGCTGGAACTGACAAAGAGAGTATTGATGAAACACCACAGATAGAAGGGAACGGTGAAGAAGTGGTCCGCCGTGGGGACAGAAGAAAAATTGCCGATGATGGTCGAGGCACTCGCCAGCCAAGTGACTTGACCGTTCAGGAATGGGCTGAGGCCCTTTGGGAACGTCAGTCTACTGAGCGTGGATCTAATGAGGAGGAAGATAAGACTGAAGAAGGCtcagaggagaaggaggaggacaaGGAGATGACCACCGAGGCAGACCGAGAACTGGAGATTGTCAATCGCGTTGAACGGCCAGAAAAAGACATGTGCTCGCTTTCAGGTTGGCAGAGCGACTCATCCAGCGTCAACGCCGAGCCACCGACGCCGGGCCGCAGCTCGGATCTGCCGGACGTTCGGGAAAG CCACGACAACTCGAGCGATTCCGTCACTTCCTCGTCCAGAGGCGAATCGGGGAGGTCCCGGCAGAACGGCGACAAGTCTAAAAACTCACCTCAGGGCGGCTCGTCGGAGTCGATGAATGGCAGAAAGGAAGAGGGAAGGCTGGTGTCCGAGAAGAAAGTTCAG CAGCAGGTTAGTGTAGATTCCGGTTCGGAGGAAGAACAGACCGTAACCACCAGAATCTTCCGACGCCGGCTCATTTTGAAG GGCGAGGAAGCAAAAAACATATCCGGCGAGTCCGTGACCGAGGAACACTACTTGGACCAAGACGGTAACCTCGTCAGTAGAAAA GTCATCAGGAAGGTCATCCGCCGGTTCTCTAGCTCCTCGACAGACAACCACGGGTGCCACAAGGACCTTCAGAAAAGTCCCACCCTGCAGGAGGACGGACTTGAG AAAGATGGCCCGTCGAGGAATAGCAGGCGAGTGGACGAGAGGAAGCCCGGAGACAAAAAGTTTCACTCGTAG